A region of the Helicobacter ganmani genome:
AAAGGCTGCTATTTACGAGCCAATTCACGGAAGTGCTCCTGATATTGCTGGACTTGGAATCGCAAACCCAATCGCCACGATTGCAAGCGCTGCAATGATGTTGCGCTATTCTTTAGGAGAAATAGAAGCAGCAGATGCGATAGACAATGCGATTGAAACTGTCTTAAAAGAGGGTTATCGCACAAAAGATATTGCGAATTTCGGTGCTAAGGAAGTTTGCTCTTGTGAGCGTATGGGTAGCGTGATTGCAGAATATATTTAAACTCCAATGAGGAAACGCATTTTAAAGCTTTCCTCCCGCCACAATTTTATTATTCAAAAAAACATTTTCTTGCTATAATAAATATAAACACAAAGTGCAATTCCCGCACCTACAAATCCAAGATTTGCAATTCCTAAATATTGAATCACGATTCCACCTACAAATGCTCCACTTCCAATACCGACATTATAAATTCCAGAAAACATTGACATTGCCACAGCAGTACCAACAGGAACTAATTGTAATACTTTTGCTTGGAGAGTAAGATTAAACAATGTAATACACAAGCCCCAAAGCACACAAATCAATAATGCCCCAAAAAGGCTAAACTTCGCTCCAATTAAACTTGCAAGCGCAATAAAAATCCCAAAAATTGCGAAATTTAAGAAAAATGTTTTGTATTCATTATAATATTTAGAAAACACAAAACTTCCCACAAAACCAATGCCCCCAAAGACAATCAATACCATTGTAATAACATTTTCTCCAAAATTCGCATACTGCATCAAAAAGGGTTCAATATAACTATACACGATAAAATGCGCACTAACGAGGCAAAGTGTGATTCCATAGATTCCAAGTAATTGTGGAGTTTTGAGGAGTTTTGGCAAGCTTCTAGGAGAAATTGCGCCTCCACTAGGTATTTTGGGCAAACTCTTAACCAAAACCAAAAGAAGCAGAAATGCAACGATTCCAATGCTTAAAAAACTAATCCTCCAACCCAAATGCAATCCAATCACTCTTCCTAAAGGCAATCCAGCAATTAATGCAATACTCGTGCCCGTCGCAATGCAACTAAGTGCCACACTTTCTTTGCCTTTAGGAGCTACGCGCACTGCCATTGGAGTAGCAATAGACCAAAATAACGCGTGCGCACAAGCAACTCCAATCCTAGATAGCATTAATGTCCAATATCCACTAGACAATGCAGAGCCAATATGACTCAAAACAAAAAGCCCGACAACTAAGAGTAGAAGCCGTTTCATTTCAAAGCGAGAACAAGCCAACATCAAAGGCAATGACGCGAGTGCCACCACCCAAGCATAAAGGCTAATCAAAAACCCAGCTTCCGCCTCACTTACACCAAAATCCTTTGCAATCAAACTCAAAAGACCTATGGGAACAAATTCTGAAGTATTAAATATAAATGCCGCAAGACTAATTGCGATAACAGCTAGCCACATTTTCCAATGATGGGTTAAA
Encoded here:
- a CDS encoding sugar transporter, with the translated sequence MQDSQANHLTHHWKMWLAVIAISLAAFIFNTSEFVPIGLLSLIAKDFGVSEAEAGFLISLYAWVVALASLPLMLACSRFEMKRLLLLVVGLFVLSHIGSALSSGYWTLMLSRIGVACAHALFWSIATPMAVRVAPKGKESVALSCIATGTSIALIAGLPLGRVIGLHLGWRISFLSIGIVAFLLLLVLVKSLPKIPSGGAISPRSLPKLLKTPQLLGIYGITLCLVSAHFIVYSYIEPFLMQYANFGENVITMVLIVFGGIGFVGSFVFSKYYNEYKTFFLNFAIFGIFIALASLIGAKFSLFGALLICVLWGLCITLFNLTLQAKVLQLVPVGTAVAMSMFSGIYNVGIGSGAFVGGIVIQYLGIANLGFVGAGIALCVYIYYSKKMFF